Proteins encoded together in one Roseibacterium elongatum DSM 19469 window:
- a CDS encoding formate dehydrogenase subunit gamma: MPASQTDPPHGVMQIIDRHRHREGPLLPILHDLQHVFGCIPMQVRPAIAEALNITQSELHGVISFYHDFRDEPAGRHVLKICRSEACQSMGGAALGDRVLSLLGLGWGETSADGRITVEPVYCLGLCACAPAAMVNGKLKGRAEAQALVAEITA, from the coding sequence ATGCCTGCCAGCCAGACCGATCCGCCCCACGGGGTCATGCAAATCATTGACCGCCACCGGCACCGCGAGGGGCCGCTTCTGCCCATCCTGCATGATCTTCAGCACGTCTTCGGTTGCATCCCGATGCAGGTGCGTCCGGCGATCGCCGAGGCGCTGAACATCACGCAGTCCGAACTGCATGGCGTGATCAGTTTCTATCACGATTTTCGCGACGAACCCGCCGGACGGCACGTGCTGAAAATCTGCCGGTCCGAGGCCTGCCAATCCATGGGGGGCGCAGCGCTTGGTGACAGGGTGCTGTCGCTTCTGGGCCTTGGCTGGGGCGAGACCTCGGCCGATGGGCGCATCACGGTCGAGCCGGTCTATTGCCTGGGCCTGTGCGCCTGCGCGCCTGCGGCAATGGTGAACGGCAAGCTCAAGGGTCGCGCCGAGGCGCAGGCGCTGGTGGCGGAGATCACGGCATGA
- a CDS encoding NADH-ubiquinone oxidoreductase-F iron-sulfur binding region domain-containing protein yields MKLFLPRDAAAKALGAEEVAAAIMAEAAARGVEVSLTRTGSRGMIWLEPLLEVERDGVRHGYGPMSPDMVGEFFDGAVEGLGPVEEIPFFARQTRLTFARVGVVDPLSLKDYEAHGGLTGLRRALGMSAEHIVDEVKESGLRGRGGAGFPTGIKWDTVRLAPGARKYIICNADEGDSGTFADRMLMEGDPFTLIEGMVIAGLGTGATQGYIYTRSEYPDAIAVMEQAIDIARAAGLLGDVMGSGRRFELELRVGAGAYVCGEETSLLNSLEGKRGVVRAKPPLPALEGFLGRPTVVNNVLSLATIPVIFEKGAAHYAGFGLGRSKGTMPIQIAGNVARGGLFETAFGMPLGALIEEVAGGTATGRPVKAVQVGGPLGAYFAPDQFDTPFGYEDFDGAGGLIGHAGIVVFDDSADMLGLARFAMEFCAVESCGKCTPCRIGAVRGVETLDRVAQGDASAVPLLVDLCETMKDGSLCALGGFTPYPVLSALRLFPEEFGTAREAAQ; encoded by the coding sequence ATGAAGCTGTTCCTGCCGCGCGACGCCGCCGCCAAGGCGCTTGGGGCCGAAGAGGTCGCCGCCGCGATCATGGCCGAGGCCGCGGCGCGCGGGGTCGAGGTGTCGCTGACGCGTACAGGATCGCGCGGCATGATCTGGCTCGAGCCGCTGCTCGAGGTCGAGCGCGACGGGGTGCGCCATGGCTATGGCCCGATGTCCCCTGACATGGTGGGTGAATTTTTCGACGGCGCAGTTGAGGGGCTCGGCCCGGTCGAAGAGATCCCGTTCTTCGCCCGCCAGACCCGTCTGACCTTCGCCCGGGTGGGTGTTGTCGACCCGCTTTCGCTCAAGGACTACGAGGCCCATGGCGGCCTGACCGGTCTGCGCCGTGCCCTGGGGATGAGCGCCGAACACATCGTCGACGAGGTCAAGGAAAGCGGGTTGCGCGGGCGCGGGGGGGCTGGCTTTCCCACGGGCATCAAGTGGGACACGGTACGCCTTGCCCCCGGCGCACGGAAATACATCATCTGCAATGCCGACGAAGGCGACAGCGGCACCTTTGCCGACCGGATGCTGATGGAGGGCGATCCCTTCACCCTGATCGAGGGGATGGTGATCGCGGGCCTCGGGACGGGGGCGACGCAGGGCTACATCTATACCCGCTCGGAATACCCTGATGCGATCGCGGTCATGGAGCAGGCCATCGACATCGCTCGCGCGGCCGGTCTGCTGGGCGACGTCATGGGCTCGGGCCGCCGGTTCGAGCTTGAACTGCGCGTCGGGGCCGGCGCCTATGTTTGCGGCGAGGAAACCTCGCTGCTCAACAGTCTCGAGGGCAAGCGCGGCGTGGTGCGCGCCAAGCCGCCGCTGCCCGCGCTGGAGGGGTTTCTCGGGCGGCCCACCGTGGTCAACAACGTACTGTCGCTGGCCACGATCCCCGTGATCTTCGAGAAGGGCGCGGCCCATTACGCAGGCTTCGGGCTGGGCCGGTCGAAGGGGACCATGCCCATTCAGATCGCCGGGAACGTGGCGCGCGGCGGGCTGTTCGAGACCGCCTTCGGCATGCCCTTGGGCGCGTTGATCGAGGAGGTCGCCGGCGGCACCGCCACCGGGCGCCCGGTCAAGGCGGTGCAGGTGGGCGGGCCTTTGGGCGCCTATTTCGCGCCCGATCAATTCGACACCCCCTTCGGCTACGAGGATTTCGACGGGGCAGGGGGGCTGATCGGCCATGCGGGCATCGTCGTGTTCGACGACAGCGCCGACATGCTGGGGCTTGCGCGGTTTGCTATGGAGTTCTGCGCGGTGGAAAGCTGCGGGAAATGCACGCCCTGCCGGATCGGGGCGGTGCGCGGCGTCGAAACGCTGGACCGGGTGGCGCAAGGCGATGCCTCGGCCGTGCCGCTGCTGGTGGATCTGTGCGAGACGATGAAGGATGGCTCGCTCTGCGCGCTGGGGGGCTTCACGCCGTACCCGGTGCTCAGCGCGCTGAGACTGTTCCCCGAGGAATTCGGCACGGCCCGCGAGGCGGCACAATGA
- a CDS encoding efflux RND transporter periplasmic adaptor subunit, which produces MRAQEEQTFAQMQFDRTQALVERGVTSLTQLETATQQVALAEAAVAAARSRITMSEGTLVRAEAALVGPEAGGAGSGGCCVTLTAPADGVVLSIATISEHPVLAGAPLVTVGDPADLEIVADLLSSDAVRIGPGTRARVERWGGDTTLEAVLDRIEPAAETRVSALGIEEQRVDAIFSITSPPEGRPGLGHGFAVFLRIVEWESDAALQVPLGALFRRGEDWAVFVVEDGIARERIIQIGQRGARMAEVTGGLEEGAAIITHPNDAIRDGVPVVDRETL; this is translated from the coding sequence GTGCGCGCTCAGGAAGAGCAGACCTTTGCCCAGATGCAGTTCGACCGCACGCAGGCGCTGGTGGAACGGGGCGTGACCAGCCTGACGCAGCTCGAGACCGCGACGCAGCAAGTGGCGCTGGCCGAGGCCGCCGTGGCGGCCGCGCGGTCGCGCATCACCATGTCCGAGGGCACATTGGTGCGGGCAGAGGCGGCGCTGGTCGGCCCCGAGGCGGGTGGCGCTGGCTCGGGCGGATGCTGCGTGACGCTGACCGCGCCTGCCGACGGGGTGGTGCTGTCCATCGCCACGATCAGCGAGCACCCGGTTCTGGCCGGCGCCCCGCTTGTCACGGTGGGCGACCCGGCGGATCTGGAAATCGTCGCCGACCTGTTGTCGTCGGATGCGGTGCGCATCGGTCCCGGCACCCGCGCGCGGGTCGAGCGTTGGGGCGGTGACACCACGCTCGAGGCCGTGCTCGACCGGATCGAACCGGCGGCCGAAACCCGCGTTTCGGCGCTCGGCATCGAGGAACAGCGCGTCGATGCCATTTTCTCGATCACCTCCCCGCCCGAGGGGCGGCCGGGCCTTGGCCACGGGTTCGCGGTCTTTCTCAGGATCGTGGAATGGGAAAGCGACGCGGCCCTTCAGGTGCCTTTGGGGGCACTGTTCCGTCGCGGCGAAGACTGGGCGGTTTTCGTGGTCGAGGACGGTATCGCGCGCGAGCGGATCATCCAGATCGGCCAGCGTGGCGCGCGCATGGCCGAGGTCACCGGCGGGCTGGAGGAAGGGGCGGCGATCATCACCCACCCCAATGACGCCATCCGTGACGGCGTGCCCGTGGTGGACCGCGAAACGCTCTGA
- a CDS encoding formate dehydrogenase subunit delta: protein MSPDKLVRMANQIATFFHSQPGADQAERVAGHLRDFWGPEMREALKGHAQSGHEKDLDVLVRRALPLI from the coding sequence ATGTCGCCTGACAAGCTTGTGCGCATGGCGAACCAGATCGCCACGTTTTTCCACTCCCAGCCCGGCGCGGATCAGGCCGAGCGGGTCGCGGGGCACCTGCGGGATTTCTGGGGCCCCGAGATGCGCGAGGCCCTCAAGGGTCACGCGCAGAGCGGCCACGAGAAGGACCTTGACGTGCTGGTGCGCCGGGCCCTGCCGCTGATCTGA
- a CDS encoding ABC transporter permease, which produces MPEILAIPGVVTAEARVAGTAVLDLPNRTETAVGRILSWPESDAPLLNVPIQRTGTTPRPGRADEVMVTEPFAEANGFQIGDSFIANINGQARALTITGTVLSPEFIYTIGPGALMPDNEGFGIIWMSEPAVAAAYDMAGAFNALSLRLAADARPAEVLDLLDSLLEPYGGLGAYGRDRQQSDSFVSAEIDQLRGMAMVVPPIFFAISAFLVGMVMSRIVALERAQIGLLKALGYSDLEVCVHYLMLAGLIACFGILIGWGAGTWMARGMASQYAAFFDFPYLIFRVPAWVYAMSGLAALITTLLGAVRAALAAARLAPAIAMQPPAPPRFRRSVIDSVMAALRLSQSTIMVLRSIIRWPVRSGLTALGIGCAVSTVIASSFMYDALDEIMDMAFYQANRQDAMLLFNGDLPETALPDILRLPGVLQAEPQQFHAAVLRNGPREKTVSLEARHPDASLSRVIGAEGQVIVAPPGGILLAERLAGHLDLGVGDTVEVAFLTGRRETHEMIVTGLVEQYFGLGAYVDAGFMDATFRQSARMNVANLMIDEDQLDALHARLQDIPALSGLIMMTDTRTSFLETINENVVIVNGVYATIAILISVGVAYNAARIQMSERARELASLRILGFTRGEVSMILVGEIMLLALLAQPIGWLLGAWIAQAMSNSFTSDLYGIPLVLEADNFAYASLVVLGACLASVLVVRRRIDRMDLVAVMKTRE; this is translated from the coding sequence ATGCCTGAGATTCTGGCCATTCCCGGCGTCGTCACGGCCGAGGCCCGCGTCGCCGGCACCGCGGTTCTGGATCTGCCGAACCGGACGGAAACCGCCGTGGGGCGTATCCTGTCCTGGCCCGAGAGCGACGCACCGCTGCTGAACGTGCCGATCCAGCGCACGGGCACGACCCCGCGGCCGGGCCGCGCCGACGAGGTCATGGTGACCGAGCCCTTCGCCGAGGCCAACGGGTTTCAGATCGGCGACAGCTTCATTGCCAATATCAATGGCCAGGCCCGCGCGTTGACGATCACGGGTACCGTGCTCAGCCCCGAGTTCATCTACACCATTGGGCCCGGCGCGCTGATGCCCGACAACGAGGGCTTCGGCATCATCTGGATGTCCGAGCCAGCCGTCGCCGCCGCCTATGACATGGCCGGGGCGTTCAACGCGCTGTCCCTGCGTCTGGCCGCCGATGCGCGCCCGGCCGAGGTGCTGGACCTGCTCGACAGCCTGCTGGAGCCCTATGGCGGCCTCGGCGCCTATGGGCGCGACCGGCAGCAATCGGACAGTTTCGTCTCGGCCGAGATCGACCAGCTCAGGGGCATGGCGATGGTCGTGCCGCCGATCTTCTTCGCGATTTCGGCCTTCCTGGTGGGCATGGTGATGAGCCGGATCGTGGCGCTGGAACGGGCGCAGATCGGCCTGCTCAAGGCCCTTGGCTATTCGGACCTGGAAGTTTGCGTGCATTACCTGATGCTGGCCGGCCTGATCGCCTGTTTCGGCATTCTCATCGGCTGGGGGGCCGGCACCTGGATGGCGCGCGGGATGGCCAGCCAATATGCGGCCTTCTTCGATTTTCCCTACCTGATCTTTCGGGTCCCGGCCTGGGTCTATGCGATGTCGGGTCTCGCGGCGCTGATCACGACCTTGCTGGGCGCGGTGCGCGCGGCACTGGCGGCGGCGCGGCTGGCGCCGGCCATCGCCATGCAACCGCCGGCCCCGCCGCGGTTTCGACGCTCGGTCATCGACAGCGTCATGGCCGCCCTGCGCCTGAGTCAGAGCACCATCATGGTCCTGCGCAGCATCATCCGCTGGCCGGTACGTTCGGGGCTGACGGCGCTGGGGATCGGCTGTGCCGTGTCCACCGTGATCGCGTCGAGTTTCATGTATGATGCGCTGGACGAGATCATGGACATGGCCTTTTACCAGGCGAACCGGCAGGATGCGATGCTGCTGTTCAATGGCGATCTGCCGGAAACCGCCCTGCCCGACATCCTGCGCCTGCCCGGCGTCCTGCAGGCCGAGCCGCAGCAGTTTCACGCCGCCGTCCTGCGCAACGGCCCGCGGGAAAAGACCGTCTCGCTCGAGGCGCGTCACCCCGATGCCAGCCTCAGCCGGGTGATCGGCGCCGAGGGGCAGGTCATCGTCGCCCCACCCGGCGGCATCCTGTTGGCCGAGCGGTTGGCCGGGCATCTCGATCTGGGGGTTGGCGACACGGTCGAGGTCGCGTTCCTGACGGGACGCCGCGAAACCCACGAGATGATCGTCACCGGCCTGGTCGAGCAGTATTTCGGTCTCGGGGCCTATGTCGATGCAGGGTTCATGGACGCGACCTTTCGACAAAGCGCGCGGATGAACGTGGCCAACCTGATGATCGACGAGGATCAACTGGATGCGCTGCACGCCCGGCTGCAGGACATTCCCGCCCTGTCGGGCCTGATCATGATGACGGATACAAGGACCAGTTTTCTGGAGACGATCAATGAAAACGTGGTCATCGTGAACGGTGTCTATGCCACGATCGCGATCCTGATCTCGGTGGGGGTGGCCTATAATGCCGCGCGCATCCAGATGTCCGAGCGCGCGCGCGAATTGGCCAGCCTGCGCATCCTGGGCTTTACCCGTGGCGAAGTCTCGATGATCCTTGTGGGCGAGATCATGCTGCTTGCGCTGCTGGCGCAGCCGATCGGCTGGCTGCTGGGGGCCTGGATCGCGCAGGCCATGTCGAATTCCTTTACGTCGGACCTTTACGGTATCCCTCTGGTGCTGGAGGCCGACAATTTCGCCTATGCCAGTCTTGTCGTGCTGGGGGCCTGTCTGGCCTCGGTCCTGGTCGTCCGCCGCCGGATCGACCGGATGGACCTGGTGGCCGTCATGAAAACGCGGGAGTGA
- a CDS encoding LysR family transcriptional regulator — protein sequence MIHKLEMFIAVAREGHFGRAAESLGITQPTLSTGIKQLEEMLGVQLIFRGHRYGGLTPEGQRALIWARQLVGDARAFRQEMRTARHGLTGHVRLAVIPTALTWAAALSARFSQVHPNLEFTILSRTSAEILTMLENLEIDAGISYLDNEPLGRVTTVPIYAERYTLVCRSDHALADRDRLAWADLAGCRLCLLTPDMQNRRIINQNFMEAGVEPEARVESNSTVVLVAHVLQGDWVTILPADMARFLSAGTDLRIVALQEQRAAPSVGLVAPYREPHTLVTRGPW from the coding sequence ATGATCCACAAGCTTGAAATGTTCATCGCCGTCGCCCGCGAGGGGCATTTCGGTCGCGCCGCCGAAAGCCTGGGCATCACGCAACCGACGCTGTCGACCGGGATCAAGCAGCTCGAGGAAATGCTGGGCGTGCAGCTGATCTTTCGTGGCCATCGCTATGGCGGGCTGACGCCGGAGGGGCAGCGCGCCCTGATCTGGGCGCGGCAACTGGTGGGGGATGCCCGCGCCTTTCGTCAGGAAATGCGCACCGCCCGTCACGGGTTGACCGGACATGTGCGCCTGGCCGTCATTCCCACCGCGCTGACCTGGGCGGCGGCGCTTTCGGCGCGGTTCTCTCAGGTGCATCCGAACCTCGAATTCACCATCCTGTCGCGCACCTCGGCCGAGATCCTGACCATGCTCGAAAACCTCGAAATCGACGCGGGCATCTCGTATCTCGACAACGAGCCGCTGGGGCGCGTGACCACCGTTCCGATCTATGCCGAGCGCTACACGCTGGTCTGTCGCTCCGATCATGCGCTGGCGGACCGAGATCGCCTTGCCTGGGCCGATCTGGCCGGGTGTCGCTTGTGCCTGCTGACGCCGGACATGCAGAACCGCCGCATCATCAACCAGAATTTCATGGAGGCCGGTGTCGAGCCTGAGGCCCGCGTCGAAAGCAACTCGACCGTCGTTCTGGTGGCGCATGTGTTGCAGGGCGATTGGGTGACGATCCTGCCCGCGGACATGGCGCGGTTCCTGTCGGCGGGCACGGACCTGCGAATCGTCGCTTTGCAGGAACAGCGGGCCGCCCCGTCGGTGGGATTGGTCGCGCCCTATCGCGAACCACACACATTGGTGACCCGAGGCCCCTGGTGA
- the fdhF gene encoding formate dehydrogenase subunit alpha: MKDFIIPWDDDRDLGTPAKSGTPVTLTVDGVEVTVPEGTSVMRAAALAGIGVPKLCATDSLEAFGSCRLCVVEIEGRRGTPASCTTPVAPGMVVRTQSEKVKKIRRGVMELYISDHPLDCLTCAANGDCELQDMAGVVGLRDVRYEAPENAALANHVTPRDTSGEANPLWQSKDESNPYFTYDPAKCIVCNRCVRACEEVQGTFALTIEGRGFDSRVKAGGPLDDFLSSDCVSCGACVQACPTATLQENSVIALGTPERSVITTCAYCGVGCSFKADLNGDELVRMVPHKNGEANRGHSCVKGRFAWGYASHPDRILSPMIRDSIDEPWREVSWEEAIGFAANRLRGLQEKHGRKAIGVITSSRCTNEETFLVQKLARGVFLNNNTDTCARVCHSPTGYGLGQAFGTSAGTQNFDSVEHADVVMVIGANPTDGHPVFGSRLKKRLRQGAKLIVIDPRRIDLVKTPHVEAAHHLALRPGTNVAVVTAMAHVIVTEGLYDEAFIRERCDWDEFTEYAAFVSDPRHAPEAVEALTGVPAEALRATARTFATGGKGAIYYGLGVTEHSQGSTTVMGIANLAMLTGNLGREGVGVNPLRGQNNVQGACDMGSFPHELPGYRHVKNADVRAIFEQAWGVEIDPEPGLRINNMLDAATSGQFKGLYCQGEDILQSDPDTRHVAAGLAAMDCVIVHDLFLNETANYAHVFLPGSTFLEKDGTFTNAERRINRVRRVMAPRNGYADWEITQLLANAMGAGWDYAHPSEIMAEIAATTPGFANVTYEMLEDRGSVQWPCNDEHPDGAPIMHVDGFVRGKGRFMITEYVATEERTGPRFPLLLTTGRILSQYNVGAQTRRTDNTVWHQEDVLEIHPHDAETRGISQGDWVKLASRSGETSLRATLTDRVSPGVVYTTFHHPGTQANVITTDFSDWATNCPEYKVTAVQVSPSNGPTAWQEDYEDRARRARRVMPAAE, encoded by the coding sequence ATGAAGGATTTCATCATTCCATGGGATGACGACCGCGACCTTGGCACGCCCGCCAAAAGCGGCACGCCGGTGACGCTGACGGTGGACGGGGTCGAGGTGACGGTGCCAGAGGGCACGTCGGTCATGCGCGCCGCCGCCTTGGCAGGGATCGGGGTTCCCAAGCTCTGCGCGACGGATAGCCTGGAGGCGTTCGGCTCCTGCCGTCTTTGCGTGGTCGAGATCGAGGGGCGGCGCGGCACGCCGGCCTCCTGCACGACACCGGTGGCTCCGGGCATGGTCGTGCGGACGCAATCGGAGAAGGTGAAGAAGATCCGCCGCGGGGTGATGGAGCTTTACATCTCCGATCATCCGCTCGATTGCCTGACCTGCGCGGCCAACGGTGATTGCGAGTTGCAGGACATGGCCGGGGTCGTGGGCCTGCGCGATGTGCGCTACGAAGCGCCGGAAAACGCAGCCCTCGCCAACCACGTGACCCCACGCGACACCAGCGGCGAGGCCAACCCGCTGTGGCAGTCCAAAGACGAAAGCAACCCGTATTTCACCTATGATCCGGCGAAATGCATCGTCTGCAACCGTTGCGTCCGCGCTTGCGAAGAGGTGCAGGGCACCTTCGCGCTGACGATCGAGGGGCGCGGCTTTGACAGCCGGGTCAAGGCCGGCGGCCCGCTGGACGATTTCCTGTCATCCGATTGCGTCAGCTGCGGGGCCTGCGTGCAGGCCTGCCCGACCGCGACCTTGCAGGAAAACAGCGTGATCGCGTTGGGCACGCCCGAACGCTCGGTCATCACCACCTGCGCCTATTGCGGAGTGGGCTGTTCCTTCAAGGCGGACCTCAATGGCGACGAGCTGGTGCGCATGGTGCCGCACAAGAACGGCGAGGCCAATCGCGGCCATTCCTGCGTGAAGGGGCGGTTTGCCTGGGGTTATGCCAGCCACCCCGACCGCATCCTGAGCCCGATGATCCGCGACTCGATCGACGAGCCATGGCGCGAGGTCAGCTGGGAGGAGGCGATCGGCTTTGCCGCCAATCGCCTGCGCGGGCTGCAGGAAAAGCATGGGCGCAAAGCCATCGGCGTCATCACCTCGTCGCGCTGCACGAATGAGGAGACATTCCTCGTGCAGAAACTGGCGCGCGGCGTGTTCCTGAACAACAACACCGACACTTGCGCGCGGGTGTGCCATTCGCCCACGGGTTATGGCCTGGGCCAAGCCTTTGGTACCAGCGCGGGCACGCAGAATTTCGACAGCGTGGAGCATGCCGACGTGGTCATGGTGATCGGGGCAAACCCGACCGATGGGCACCCGGTCTTCGGCTCGCGGCTGAAGAAGCGGCTGCGGCAGGGGGCCAAGCTGATCGTGATCGACCCGCGCCGCATCGACCTGGTGAAAACGCCCCATGTCGAGGCGGCGCATCACCTCGCCCTGCGGCCCGGCACGAACGTGGCCGTGGTGACCGCCATGGCCCATGTGATCGTGACCGAGGGGCTGTATGACGAAGCCTTCATCCGCGAACGCTGCGACTGGGACGAGTTCACCGAATACGCCGCCTTCGTTTCGGACCCCCGCCACGCGCCCGAGGCGGTCGAGGCGCTGACCGGCGTCCCGGCAGAGGCGTTGCGGGCCACCGCCCGCACCTTTGCCACGGGGGGCAAAGGGGCAATCTACTATGGCCTTGGCGTGACCGAGCATAGCCAAGGCTCCACCACCGTGATGGGGATTGCGAACCTTGCCATGCTGACGGGCAATCTGGGACGCGAGGGGGTGGGCGTGAACCCGCTGCGCGGGCAGAACAACGTGCAAGGCGCCTGCGACATGGGCAGTTTCCCGCATGAGTTGCCCGGTTATCGCCATGTGAAGAACGCCGATGTGCGCGCCATTTTCGAACAGGCCTGGGGTGTCGAGATCGACCCCGAGCCGGGGCTGCGCATCAACAACATGCTCGATGCCGCGACCTCGGGGCAGTTCAAGGGGCTGTATTGTCAGGGCGAGGATATCCTGCAATCGGACCCCGATACGCGCCATGTGGCCGCCGGATTGGCGGCGATGGACTGCGTCATCGTCCATGACCTGTTCCTGAACGAGACGGCGAATTACGCGCATGTATTCCTGCCCGGCTCGACCTTTCTGGAAAAGGACGGGACCTTCACCAATGCCGAGCGGCGCATCAACCGCGTGCGCCGGGTGATGGCGCCCCGTAACGGCTATGCCGATTGGGAGATCACGCAGCTTCTGGCCAATGCGATGGGGGCCGGGTGGGATTACGCTCATCCATCTGAAATCATGGCGGAAATCGCCGCGACAACCCCCGGGTTCGCCAATGTGACCTACGAGATGCTGGAGGATCGCGGCTCGGTCCAGTGGCCCTGCAACGACGAGCACCCCGATGGCGCGCCGATCATGCATGTGGACGGGTTCGTGCGCGGCAAGGGGCGGTTCATGATCACCGAGTATGTCGCCACCGAGGAACGAACCGGCCCGCGTTTCCCGCTGTTGCTGACCACGGGGCGCATCCTGTCGCAATACAACGTGGGCGCACAGACACGGCGGACCGACAACACCGTCTGGCACCAGGAAGACGTGCTGGAGATCCACCCCCACGATGCCGAAACCCGCGGCATTTCCCAGGGCGATTGGGTCAAGCTTGCCAGCCGCTCGGGCGAGACCAGCCTGCGCGCGACGCTGACCGACCGCGTCAGCCCCGGTGTCGTCTACACGACCTTCCATCACCCCGGCACGCAGGCCAATGTCATCACCACCGATTTCTCGGACTGGGCGACGAACTGCCCGGAATACAAGGTGACGGCGGTACAAGTCAGCCCGTCGAACGGCCCGACCGCCTGGCAGGAAGACTATGAAGACCGCGCGCGGCGCGCCCGCCGCGTGATGCCGGCGGCAGAGTGA
- the fdhD gene encoding formate dehydrogenase accessory sulfurtransferase FdhD yields the protein MRATSHSARGLALGPDGAREVARTLAEEVPIAITVNGSTQAVMMATPDDLEDFATGFALTEGLARPDQIERIEVIALDQGIEARLWVPDQIAAALGDRRRAMMGPVGCGLCGIDSLDQALRPLPELGAGVRFGSDEVVAATDLLRAWQPLHDRTHAVHAAGFLHPGQAMAMAREDVGRHNALDKLIGALVRAGMDPARGAIVLTSRVSVEMVQKTVLAGCATLIAVSAPTAHALRLAEGAGLTLAAFARRGAVEIYAHPHRIQRRDTDVA from the coding sequence ATGCGCGCGACCTCCCATAGCGCGCGCGGCCTGGCGCTCGGCCCCGATGGGGCGCGCGAGGTGGCGCGCACCCTGGCCGAAGAGGTTCCGATCGCAATCACCGTGAACGGGTCCACGCAAGCGGTGATGATGGCGACCCCGGACGATCTCGAGGATTTCGCGACCGGATTTGCCCTGACCGAGGGCCTTGCCCGACCCGACCAGATCGAGCGGATCGAGGTGATCGCGCTGGATCAGGGGATCGAGGCGCGGCTGTGGGTGCCCGACCAGATCGCCGCGGCGCTTGGGGACCGGCGTCGTGCCATGATGGGGCCCGTGGGCTGTGGCCTGTGCGGGATCGACAGCTTGGATCAGGCTTTGCGGCCGCTGCCTGAACTGGGGGCGGGGGTGCGGTTCGGCTCGGACGAGGTTGTCGCCGCAACCGACCTTCTGCGCGCCTGGCAGCCGCTGCATGACCGCACCCATGCCGTTCACGCGGCGGGCTTTTTGCACCCGGGGCAGGCGATGGCGATGGCCCGCGAGGATGTGGGCCGCCACAACGCGCTGGACAAGCTGATCGGCGCCCTGGTGCGCGCGGGCATGGACCCGGCGCGCGGTGCCATTGTGCTGACCAGCCGCGTCTCGGTCGAGATGGTGCAGAAGACCGTTCTGGCCGGTTGCGCGACGCTGATTGCCGTCTCCGCACCCACCGCCCATGCCTTGCGTCTTGCCGAAGGGGCGGGGCTGACGCTGGCGGCCTTTGCCCGCCGCGGGGCTGTCGAGATCTACGCCCACCCCCATCGTATCCAAAGGAGGGACACCGATGTCGCCTGA